The following are from one region of the Thermoproteus uzoniensis 768-20 genome:
- a CDS encoding slipin family protein, whose translation MLLQIGLVLTAVVIFIVLIIVLSLIGSAIKVIPEYQRAVRFRLGRITGLLGPGLVFIVPIIDTIVRYDLRIEVVDVPQQKALTKDNVEVTIDAAVYQRVVDPLKVAVTVKNHVPAVATFAAATLRDVVGMVDLDTLLSHREEIAKKIAEIVDEHVTPWGVKVTGVAIRDIRLPETLVRAMASQAEAERLRRAKITIASAEYEASKIYLEAAETYAKNPVAVQLRQIDALLEMAREHNLIIVTPSSLEFVALPLALSKATQQGGGTPQQGQQS comes from the coding sequence ATGTTGCTACAGATCGGGTTGGTGCTCACGGCCGTTGTCATTTTTATAGTGCTCATAATAGTCCTCTCCTTGATTGGGTCGGCCATAAAGGTAATCCCCGAATACCAGAGGGCGGTGAGGTTCAGGCTGGGGAGAATCACGGGTTTGTTGGGGCCGGGCCTCGTCTTCATAGTGCCTATAATAGATACGATCGTGCGCTACGATTTACGTATAGAGGTCGTCGATGTGCCTCAACAAAAGGCCTTGACTAAGGACAACGTAGAGGTCACGATAGACGCGGCCGTGTATCAGAGGGTTGTGGATCCGCTTAAGGTAGCGGTGACGGTTAAGAACCACGTCCCCGCCGTGGCCACCTTCGCCGCAGCTACTCTGAGGGACGTCGTCGGCATGGTGGACCTCGACACGCTCTTATCCCACAGAGAGGAGATAGCCAAGAAGATAGCCGAAATAGTAGACGAGCACGTCACGCCGTGGGGCGTCAAGGTGACCGGCGTGGCTATACGCGACATAAGGCTACCCGAAACTCTGGTGAGGGCCATGGCGTCCCAAGCCGAGGCCGAGAGGTTGCGTAGGGCCAAGATAACGATAGCCTCCGCTGAATACGAGGCCAGTAAAATATACCTAGAGGCTGCCGAGACGTATGCCAAGAACCCTGTAGCCGTCCAGCTGAGGCAGATCGACGCCCTTCTTGAGATGGCCAGAGAGCACAACTTGATAATAGTTACGCCGTCGTCTCTCGAGTTCGTGGCGTTGCCCCTAGCTCTCTCAAAGGCTACGCAACAGGGAGGCGGAACTCCTCAGCAAGGCCAGCAGAGTTGA